The nucleotide sequence AGGTCGAGCCTGCCAAGGAAGTCAAGAAGTTTGGCGAGATCCTCATGACTGCTACCATCAAGATGTGGTCTGAGGAGGATGACCGGTACGTAACACTCTAACCCTTTGCTTTCTGTTTTGTTTTATTGCTTTTGCTTTATGTTTGGACAAGCCTTGAAGACGCTTAATCGCATCTCTCAACGCGGGTCAATTTCACATGATGAATTACCTCGTAATACCCAGCTCACTCAGACCCGCAAAATGCGTGATTGATGTGAAATACGAATTATCTACCCTGAGAAGACTCTTATATACGCTTTACGTCGCGGTTATTTGTGTTTTCGGATTTCTAACCTCAAACACCTAGGGCTACCGTCGCCGACATCAACCGCAACATGGCCGAGAACCTGCGCTACTGCGGTCCTTCCCTCATCGCCAACGAGACCACCCTCCACAACGTCATCCAGATGGTCACTGACATCATCAACAAGCAGCACCCCAGCCAGATCGAGTTTGGTGAGGACGAGTTTGCTGCTCCCGAGGAGACCTCTGAGTTTGACTGGGTTGTCGTTGACACTGCCCTCGACGTTGTCTCCGGCATGGCCGCCGCCCTGGGCCAGAGCTTCGCTGAGCTCTGGAAGGTCTTTGAGAAGACCGTCCTTCGCTacgccagcagcagcgagTCGCTCGAGCGCGCCACCGCTGTCGGTGTTCTTGCTGAGTGCATCAACGGCATGGGTCCCGCTGTCACCCAGTACTCTGGCACCTTCTTGAAGCTGCTCGTCCACCGTCTCAGCGACGAGGACCCCCAGACCCGCTCCAACGCCGCCTACGCTGCTGGCCGTCTGCTTGAGCACTCCAACGACGCCGGGATTGTCAAGGAGATCCCCACCATCCTGTCGCGTCTTGAGAACTGCTTGCAGATGAATGTCTCCAGACTCCAGGACAACGCCACCGGCTGTCTCAGCCGTATGATCCTGAGACACCGGGAGCACGTTCCCATCAAGGAGGTCCTTCCCGTCCTCATCAACATCCTGCCCCTCAAGAACGACTACGAGGAGAACGATCCTTTGTTCCGCATGATTTGCCAAATGTGTAAGTGCCGCTCTTTTTAACTCTCCTATAGAAGACGTGTGCTAACTTGACCAGACAAATGGGAGGACCCCACTATCCGCGAGCTGACTCCTCAGTTCCTGCCCATCTTCCAGGCCGTTCTCTCCGATGAGGAGGCCCTCGAGGATGAGCGCCGGGCCGAGCTCATCGAGCTCGTCAAGTGGCTCAACCAGGCCCAGCCTGGTTGCGCTCCTTGGGCGGACCAGCTGTAAATCCGCATCTCAGATGTTGGATACGTGACGGCTTGAtgacaaaaacaaaaaaaaaaaaacgaagtAATATAGACTTACGGATGGATGACATTAGACGATACCCCGGAGTGCATTGAGGACTTGAACTTGGATAAGCGATTCCTCCTTGCAGATGATGGACAGGACTGGAATTTAATCGATTCTGGAATGATTTACGAATCACAAAAGTTGATTTGATTTGTACATATGCTATGATTATGAATGATGTTCAGTGTACTCGTGTTGTATTATGGCTGTCGTACTGCGTAGATATTTTAAGACCGTCCAACGGTGATGTGGGGCCTGGGGCAACAACTTGGCTGCCTGCTCTAGACCGATTACTTGTATCTCTTCTTTATCTTTCTCTACCTCCAACTTTGCATCATCTTCACTCTGCATACAATCTACGAGAACCCCAGATTCCCTACTCCATAGTGAGTTCTATCCTCCATCGTACAGGCATTATACTAACCAAGTCTACTCCTCAAAACCAGAATCTATACCGTTTAACCTCCCAAAACTCAACAATGGCACCCCCCTCCAGCGCCGGATCCTCCATCAAAAAACCCATCAAAACCGTCCAGAAGCCGTGCTTCGGATGCGACTGCGGAGATGAAGAGTGCGACTGCTGTATCTGCACCGTGATGTGATGCGACGGTATGCTCGTgaggatatggatatggattaTGGACAAGGCTGATGATGTTCAGGATACTCCTTGGTGGTCGTGGTGTCTCGAATTCTTTCGTCTGGGTTGTGTCTTATCTACGAGGCATGCTGGCTAGAGGATTCAACGCTACGTGTCATGATTATGTGCGATGTTATATGTCTGCTGCATTCTGATTGCCGTGAGGCGTTATTGATATCCTTGTTTCGCTTTTCTATATCTCGTTTCGGTATGCGGAGTATTCTCTATGTTCTTATTCTACAAGTTGTTTGCCACAGGGACAAGCGCTCTTCTCTGCTTCTCTCCCCATTCTATCTCTGTGCCGTCTCCCGACTCATCCCCAGTCCATGGAAGACACCCGACCCGCAACTCCGCTCACTTCGCCCTCgcacaaaaaaaaagtatCCATACAGacgaaaagcaaaaagaaaaaaaaaattgtgGTCCCGACGAGGGTCGAACTCGCGACCTTGGCGTTATTAGCACCACGCTCTAACCGACTGAGCTACAGGACCTGTGACTGAATGGCCGGCCGGTTCGATGATTTATCAGACAGCTCAATACTTTTTTCGTTTTGCTAGATAATCGCATTATATACGAACGGGCTGCACTCTTGTTAGACAGACAGTGTCGCGGTCTAAATATTTATTAGAAAATGACATCAAGGAGTAGGCTTGCTATTATTTATATCGTTATCAAAATAACTCGATGGCATGCACGTGCAGATGTATATTTACCCTCCGAACTCCCACCCAATGCAAAGCTAATACACAACCCAGAAAGATTAAGCATACCGTTCATCCAACGCCTTTTCAACCGCACACTTCGCCAACCGATGCAACTCTGAAACAAAATCCGCAACAAGCCTAATATGAATTACCTCATTTACCGAAGAGAGCTGTCGCAGAAACACCCGCTCCATCATCCCCATTGCGGCACGCAATAAGGCGAGATCTTTTGTGGCTTGCGGGTCGGAGGGGGTTTGCAGGACGCTGCAGAAGATCGCGAGGAGGGCGGACATGGGGTAGAAAATCAGGTGCCTGGAGTGTTAGCAGAGAGGAGTGTGGGGGAGGAGGTCAGGACTTACCAAAATACACCGTCCATGAGGACGTGCTCTGCTGTCTCAAGATATAACAGCGTCGAGCGACTGGCCTCGACGGATAGAGCTAAGCTCGATCGTACCCCTTCTGTCATCGCACCTTGACCCTGGCCCATGGCCCAGGCTTTGCACCGGCTACTAGCCTGGTGGATAATCGTCATGCATAGATGGTAGTTCAACCGTAGCATCACCGAATGCATGCTGACAGTCGGGTCTGGCCGTTCATGGGAGAACGACAAGGTCGGCCTCCACTCCACAGGAACAGACATTCTCCACCGCTCGAGCTCATCGTCCAGTTCGCGGATTTCCTTCAAAAGCTCCGCGTCCGTTTTCTGGTGTGCCTTGAAGGAGTATAACGAGCTATATGCTCGGGACTTAATAATACCTAGTCGAAGATCGACAGGGAAGAGTGGGTGATTAGGTAAATTCTGACCGTCTTGCGGATGTGGAACAACCATGTACTGCTGCTCTACATAGCCGGGAGGCAGCGTAAGATCGCAGTTTTCATCCGAAAGCGCAACTGGTTGACCGGTTCGTAGGGCGATATCTTTGTCAATAATATAACAAAGCCAAAACACGTTCCGAAGGTGCCGTTGTATTCTGTCCTCGGGACTTTCTGGCCCTGCGGCTGGAGACGTGGTGGGTTGGTGGGAATAAGTATGTGCGCCTAGCATGTATATAAAGCGAGCTGCGAGAGAAACAAAGTAGTTTGCAGAACGTAGGTTTCCTGTCACAAGATCGAATACGGCCTGACAGGTGAGCAGGTCGTACAAGAATAGTCAAGCGTAAGGGCAACTTACCAGCATAACCGCTGTCTGCAACCCATCCAGACTAGCAGACTCCTGAAGAACTTGCGGCAGTAAACATTGTGCCTTGACCGCGAACGCCTCACTGTCAACCGGTGGTACATGTGCTGGTGTCTGATTCAACCCCGGGGGATGCAATATTGAAGCAAGCGCaatgaaagaaaaaataCACGCCCTCGCACTAGCTGGCCTATAAAAGCGACTAGAGCTCTGCGGCTGATAAGCCGCCTTGATCGTCTCtcgaaacagaacaaagtcCAAAACCGGAAAGATGAGCCGCATCAACGCACCCCGATACAAGTCAAAGTAAATATCGACAACCGATTGGCTGGGCAACTCAAAAGGGTTCTGCGTCTGCAGACTCATCAACAGCGCGCTGGAGTTCAGCGCTCGCTGCTTTTCCCATGGTGGTCTGGCGGGACTCAATTTCTCGAATGCAATGCTCTGACCCGTCCGCTGCTCAACCCACTGCTGACCCTCGGGAAGTAAGAACGGAATGCCGGTGATCAGGCTATTAACTCCGAACTGGCGGCCGGCGAAATGCAGTGCCACGGACGATGATGCCGGCGCGTGATCGGGAGGCGTGGTCACCACTTCCTCCATCAAGCTAGGCCCGGAGTTGGTGGGAGACCCTCCAGGTGCTGCCAATAAAAGTTAGTCCTGCATGCGGTCCCACTGGGTAATCGGAGCACCTACGTGATTCACCTGAGAAATTCTCCATTAGGAGCTTTTCGATCCTGCTCAGCCGCTCCGACAAGCGGGCCGTTTTCTGCGGTCTACTATGGCATGTCAGCAATTTCCAAAGAAAACTAAAAAGCAAACATACCCAGGACCATTCCCCCGATCTTTCCTCCGTCGTTGTATAACCCTCTCAAAAGTACACGGGATATTATGATGACTGCACCAGTTACATTGCGGAACAGCCGCATCACATTTAATCTGCACGTAACGTTAGCCCTATCAACCCTATTAACCTGCACATCCCCAGACGGGAAATGCACACCTTTCTCTTATAGCAACTATCGCAGGCCCTTGCAGTGCGCTTGCGGGCCTGCTGCTCGTCGGACCCTGCCGCAGTGGCCGGCGTGGGGGACCGATCCGTTGTGTATGACGGGTCAGCGTGGGCGGGGTTTAAACCTCTATCAGACATGTCGACAAACTAGGAATTCAGGTCCGAGACGGGTAGCATGAGATGGAGACTATTCAGGGCCCAGATGACGGAAGATACTGAAGTGGCAGTATTCCGATCGCCGCTGACAAAGGGGGTTTCTGAGTCAGCGGAGGTGACTCGGAGGTAGCATACGTAGTTAGTGGGGGTAGGtgaaaaaaataaaaaagataAAATTAAAAcataaaaataaaataaaacgGATCGAATCCCCACTTAATCGTGTCAAAAAATGAcaacaaaaaaagaagaatggtCCCGACGAGGGTCGAACTCGCGACCTTGGCGTTATTAGCACCACGCTCTAACCGACTGAGCTACAGGACCAATTGTTGAAGATGATGTCTCTCTTAGTGACTTTCATTCCAAAATTTCTGTCACCGATATCCCGTAAATCCAGCCAACTCCAGAAAAGTCTTCCTTGTACTTCCTGCACTACCATTGTTTACGAAGTACTCTTCCCCCAGATCTATACTCTCTCTatgtctctttctctctctccagCCATCCATATGCCCTCTACCCCTCCACAAACCTGTGCGAGATGCCGCAAACCCAAGCCCGCAGAAGCCTTCAAAAGCCTGAACTCAACCAAAGCTCCGCTGCTCAAGACTTGTCTTCCCTGTCGAATGTATTTCCGGAAACATGTCTCTCTCCCGTATTTTCTCCTGTATAATCGAATCGATAGCGCTAATCGCGTTTCTAGTATTCTTCCAAAACTGGCCTACCTCGTTCTCCCCGGCAAAGTGTCCATCCCCAGGAAGACCAGGAAAAACGACAGCGCCATGGCACCGATGATTCGGCCCTCGGACCTCGCCCCTCCCCATCTGGTCCGTTTGATTGGGGAAAGAATGATTCTGAGAATCAGTATCTCGTTTCCCAATCCCAAGTGCAACCAGGCCCAGAGCGTAACTCTGATTCGTCTCGCGCGGCGCAATCAGAGCAAGCCAATTCCATTGTCAACCAAGTTGGAGATCCATCTTTGTCTCTTTTTCATCTTCCCCAGATTGACCCTGACCGCTCGTGCCCTATTGACGGCTGTACATCTTGTTTCATATACTCCATACGCGTATAATAAGTGAAAGAGAAATTGGAAAAAGAATCATCACCCCCTTTCCAGCATTGATATGACTGATATTGACGCGGGAAATTATTTCCCTCAAGAAGAGGCGAGCGACAAGATATTCAACACGCAACTGTATTTTATACTGACTCACGAATGCGTTAAATAGCAATATATAGCAAATAGAGACAATAGATCTAGATATGTACGGAGTGACGTGCGAGATTGTATAACCAAGTTCAGTAATTCCTATTAGGAACAGTTTCAGCTCGATCCCTTGAGTCTCTAAGAAAAACCGTGCGAAAAGGAAACAATCGGCAGCAGAATATCGAACATCCCTATCCCGGCACTCCAAtacttaaaaaaaaaaaaaaaaagcagacACGAAAtgaaaatatccaaattcGCAAGCAATAAACTACTCAAAACCCGAGATGACTGCAAGACCACAACCTAAAACACCCCGCGACAATGCAGACAACCCAGACCCCCTGGAAACATAACAAGGAGATATGACAACCATCGTCATTCCCCATTAGGAACGAAGAGAGTACGAACGACAGGATGTACATCCAGCATCCCAGCATCTAGAGACATACCTCTCCAAATCCCCATCATTTGTCGGAGAACGCGGCTGCAGAggccgagaagaagaattcCGGGGCTGATGATCAAGTTCGGTGGATTCGACTGTTCTAACTTGGCGCTCCTGAGTCTCCGAGCTACGCTCTTGAGGACGTGATGGTAGAGGCTGTGTAGACGAACCCTGTGACTGAGGTTCAGGTTCACTAGAATCGACAGTTCTAACACGTTGCTCCCTCTCTGTCTGCAGACGCAGCAGCATAGACCGCGACGAAGATTGAGACTGAGATCCATATCGAGCAGAAACAATACCAACACTTCCAGCCTGCTGTTTTCGACTCTCCGAGCCGTGTTCCTGAGGACGCAGCGGCAGAGGCCGAGAATAAGCACCCCGGGATCGAGGCTCAGGTCCAGTAAGATCGACAGTCTCCCACGCCCCAGAGCCGTTCTCTCTCGAACGAGGCTTT is from Aspergillus chevalieri M1 DNA, chromosome 8, nearly complete sequence and encodes:
- a CDS encoding putative C6 transcription factor (COG:S;~EggNog:ENOG410PI62;~InterPro:IPR036864,IPR007219,IPR001138;~PFAM:PF00172;~TransMembrane:1 (o581-601i);~go_function: GO:0000981 - DNA-binding transcription factor activity, RNA polymerase II-specific [Evidence IEA];~go_function: GO:0003677 - DNA binding [Evidence IEA];~go_function: GO:0008270 - zinc ion binding [Evidence IEA];~go_process: GO:0006351 - transcription, DNA-templated [Evidence IEA];~go_process: GO:0006355 - regulation of transcription, DNA-templated [Evidence IEA]); the encoded protein is MSDRGLNPAHADPSYTTDRSPTPATAAGSDEQQARKRTARACDSCYKRKIKCDAAVPQCNWCSHHNIPCTFERVIQRRRKDRGNGPGPQKTARLSERLSRIEKLLMENFSGESPPGGSPTNSGPSLMEEVVTTPPDHAPASSSVALHFAGRQFGVNSLITGIPFLLPEGQQWVEQRTGQSIAFEKLSPARPPWEKQRALNSSALLMSLQTQNPFELPSQSVVDIYFDLYRGALMRLIFPVLDFVLFRETIKAAYQPQSSSRFYRPASARACIFSFIALASILHPPGLNQTPAHVPPVDSEAFAVKAQCLLPQVLQESASLDGLQTAVMLAVFDLVTGNLRSANYFVSLAARFIYMLGAHTYSHQPTTSPAAGPESPEDRIQRHLRNVFWLCYIIDKDIALRTGQPVALSDENCDLTLPPGYVEQQYMVVPHPQDGQNLPNHPLFPVDLRLGIIKSRAYSSLYSFKAHQKTDAELLKEIRELDDELERWRMSVPVEWRPTLSFSHERPDPTVSMHSVMLRLNYHLCMTIIHQASSRCKAWAMGQGQGAMTEGVRSSLALSVEASRSTLLYLETAEHVLMDGVFWHLIFYPMSALLAIFCSVLQTPSDPQATKDLALLRAAMGMMERVFLRQLSSVNEVIHIRLVADFVSELHRLAKCAVEKALDERYA